Below is a genomic region from Periplaneta americana isolate PAMFEO1 chromosome 7, P.americana_PAMFEO1_priV1, whole genome shotgun sequence.
CACAGGTACTTCAATATTACACCACTGTTTCCTAATATAAGAcaatatactgttctccaaccaggagataaaccgtgaaaggaatgtgcttactattgcgtcatctattggagcgaagtagatagataatattagagttataacgtcagtttaaaaatcatgcgctctcctgcatatgttattttctgtatggagggattaaaagaccaggagattaatcgtgatctaattttgtaactagagtagtataaacatgtgtatatcagtgttatggtttgtgctttgagagatagccaatagagatacgagtacccacatgtgtgaccttatgacatcaacattcattcattcacagcatcaccccgctccatctcattccctggagactttctcgtggttggagtacagtataagtACACACAAATATTTACGTAAGTTTAAAATTGTGCATTTAATTTTACTCAAATGTTGTTTAATTAATTCAACACTGGATTATCTTCTATTTTAGATAATACTTCAACATTGGCCTACAATTCCAAATATCAACCTTACCACACAGACACATGAGAGCAACCACCTATTCAACCATAAAACAATACCACACTAAAACTCTAAGTCTATACATTTCACATCTTGTAATCTAAAAATTGTAAACGAATTTTCACTcacactaataaaattaataacttgtacAAATTCTGCATGATCAATCAtaaacacaagacgaaataattgtaaaaatgtaagtgaaagctcgtagcacatattttaaatatttttactttgtatctttaattttaattttaacttttaaccttagtttttattgatatttgatattCACTATGCTCATGCAAACTGAAAATGAGGTTAACATATTGGATAATGTAAGAATGTATCTGGTGATGTCGCAGGCGCGATGAAAACATTaatacaaacagtaaaatatgtaatataaaggaactACCCCTTAATACTTGTATGATAAGTCatagactgaaaataataaaaccatttaatttaatctattacgacttatctgaaaaaattctcaaaatgaaTTGTGCAAGTACCTAGTTTCATTTCTGATTTGAAGAAAAGGAATACGTTTTAAGCGTTCTACATATATATGCGCTTTTTATGCGTGCAGTAAGTGCAAGTTctataaattttatgaaaatataagaagctccgttaaataaaattaatttactgaaTTTGAGTGTCATATGTGATACATATTTTGTGGTGTTGATAATGTAATCCTGTGTTTCTTTGTACTTTAACTTATCTAATAGATCTGTTTGCCACATAGTTTGAAGATTTTGAAGTACTTCTTATAAGTACAGTGAtcgtaatgttgaactttacatgTTAAAATATAACCTAATTTTCACCTCCTTGCATATCTTCTGAATTTTCAGTATGTATTTCTATGTACTAATAATTGTTGGCTGTATAATATTGATGAAATAAGCtctttaaaatagaataaaatactcAAAAATATAAGCGTGACATATTTGCTAACATGtttaatatgttgtaaaatattttgacaaCAGTGTAAAAGTCATGACAGGATTGGTTCAATAAAGTTTGATTTTCATTACACTGATACAGTAGAATGCAAAAATGAAATGTTTATCTGTTAGCTTAGTAGAACACACAACCTCCATATTTAGTACTAGAagtcaacaaaataaataaatacagtaaattggTACCAGTACAGGTATGCAATGATTAGATTGgtaatctattttatttaaaaatatgtaccttCATCTTTAATTTCTCTTGATTATCATTTCATATCAGTTATCACCCTATTTTTTCGGACTTCCTAGAAATATCTAATACTGTATTCGTCCGTGCAATCCTCATTATTCTGACCTCCATTCTGTTGCTGTGCTTGTTTTATTCTTTCCATCTGTTAGAAACTCAtttattgatgttttctatattgTCATTAAATTTGATGTTCTTACTCTTTTCTGTCGACTAAGGTTTTTCTTACTACTCTAGTACAATAATTTCTTTAACATACAGTAAGCATTCTTCTTTTTGTTTTCACATAGAATAAGTCTTTTCATGCACCAAGTATGGCTACTCGTTCAGGAATCTGTGATGAAACAAAAAATGGCAGTATCTATTTCAAATGGTTATTGTAGCAAGACTATAAGCCACTAGTTGAAACCGAATGTTCTGTCTGAAACACTGCAATAGGCATGGCGTAGCGTcagtgtaagctaaaaagcttagcttccccagttaataataatttcataataaacctgcaatttatgaagaaaattatttattaattttaatagaatttatatttacgcgttaaatattgtgatgtggcagctcaggatgatttgtgatgcagcagtaaacaagaagcctgcacgcaccagcttccaagcagactggtttctcacactcattcttctgtgtaacccaccccgcagattttccatccctttctcactaaactaccctggtcgcaaggctagaaagaagctagctttaacatttaaaataagtagtttccgagttatcccttttcgtcagttgtgttcagttgaagtgttagtgtgcattgtgtccgatataataaataatgagcgaaataacagttcctgacactaatttactttaatttttttaggacaattgtattatcaagactgacttacgaataaaagtgtgatttaaaaaacaaatgaccgactcccttgctgtcaatgaaggacacaaccaaaagacagacgcatgcttacgtaatgatactaatattgtgatttctctaagtatgacagggagtgagctaatgttatacgtatatgtgtctatttgttagagatatgtgtaaaccgtgaaatcatattttattacgtatcattgaggtcatgccttattggtgttacttacgatgttccaaccaatcttcgactgctgacttgacattgactactatttattttaagactgtatttttttaatacgttttctcatattgcatgaaagacaacttgagttagcttcccctgctcaaaatttcatgctacgccactggcaaTAGGTACTCACACCAATAGTAGAAGTATGTTTATTCCAAGGTGGTCCACCGCTatggaataatgataataataataataataataataatgctgtgaacaaaaatgtaacttgtgtgactatACCCACTGAATGCCATCACCCCCTGCTACGAGCATGAGGGTGCCAAAGTCAAATATATGTCAAagggaaaattaaaattaacctTTAGGAGCTGTGTTtccattatagtggccagctagtattatggtcatgacgtgatgtaatatgttatatataaaatacgttgatattctttaattttatataacattaaggagATTTCACTTGattaaaagaataatttttttgtaatattttttttttttcttaaaaaaggagcaaaatcattttacctgcagtcaactgaaaccccgtcagCTTCCATGCATACCATTACGCCaattgttttacatgggccctccccatcctttaccacagactcaattgactgcagtggccagGAAGTgaacctgcgatcttaggcaTGATATGCTGATCGGATGTATCTTGTGCACCTTAAACCGCTCGGCTAAtgaacccaacacgaatttacccgattatgcaggtatTATGCTGGTTAAGAGACATTTGCGTACAATAGTGGTATAAGTCTTCCGGCTTCTAAGGGTTAAGGAATTGAGGCTTCCTTAGCGTAGCAATAGTATCAGGTGTCAAATATTCTGTGAATAAGTCTGAATCGTATCCCTATTGGAAAACATTTCAAAAACCTTTGTATCGTGGTGATCCAGTTTCAGTACCAGTCTGTCATGAAGGAATTTGTGGCAGACAAAATGGGtacgaggtttttttttttttggggggggaggGGGAAGTGTTTCTCCCGTTCTTGGCTCACCATTatcattcacattttttttcctttcttgtaTGGAgggggacccgaaggcttgcactgcagcctgaggcttattgtgcttaacacttctattctgtaaatgattgggtagccaaacAGCCGTGCACTTGTAGAAGTACAGCATGCCACACAGGCTATTGAATGGATGATgaaaatatgtgaattaatggtggtgaaatgagtcggagatccaacgccgaaagttatccagcaattctgcttcagttggttgagggaaaatcccggaaaaaaactcaaccaggatttgaacttgggccctgtttgtttcatggccagatatgctaaccattactctatAAGCCGTTCATTTCTCTTCGGCTGTCACTATAAAATAATAGAGATACAACCTTTTTGCCTCCAATTGACTGTCCCCAGCCGCTTGTGCCCCTCTCTTCCCGTTCCCCACCCCAATTACAGGAAGTTTATTACCAACGTTAATTAGTTGTATTCTCTATAGTAGGTTAGCGAATCAAATGATTTATGTGTATAAATGCCCTTAGATCTAAAATAAACAAACCCATTTATACCCTTCAATCAAACTgttcaaacatttatttttttaacggaTGATGATAATCCTTTAGAAAATTTATAACTTTCACACACTGGGAAaggtatatttctgttttatcgTTTGTGACCCTGCGTATGATTGAttcattcacggccgacttgatgctcgcttctctGCGAAATGAGCATCAAATCGGCCGTGTTTTCTCCGTAAATAACGAGACAGCTGCTAGATGGCGTTGAAGTGTTGAATTAGTAAACATGGCGTTGTAGGTGGAGAAGAAAGGTGGAGGTAGTTaaattataagtaaataattttgtgaCATTTCACGAAATTTATAATCTAGGTCAAATTGAAAAAGATTGTGGCTGCAACATTGTTATGGCGGAACAAACAAGGGCTTCGACACCTGCGGAAGCAACAGTAACCTTGGTTGAAAGTGAAGAAGATCATTTGCAGCAGGTACGGGTCAAAGGTTGTACTTGTTATCATGAATACTTGTGACGCTTGTTTTATGTAATACATATGAGAGTATGTAATTGTAACTAAGCGAGCTCGGACCGTAGGTTGCGTAGTTCGGATGTAGATCATTGTGATTGCACCTGTGCGGATAAAATCGTAAAAAATTAGAATGTTTAAGTTTAGTAATTCCAGTGTTCGTTTGTATTGCGGAATGGTGTATAATTTATCATTGCAAAAACAGAAGCAGAAGTTTCTGTGCAAACGTAATGGAGTGGTGACAAGCATTAATACAATTGCCAATAAGGCAGTTGAATATGATAGAAGTCCACTAGCTGGTGTAAGAATCTTGGACTTGACACGTATTGTTGCTGGACCATTTTGTACTATGATGCTCGGAGATTTGGGAGCCGAGGTTATTAAAATTGAGAGACCAGAGGGAGGGGATGAAGCTAGAAAATGGGGCCCACCATTTTTGAAGGATAGTTCAGAATCGTGTTATTTTTTAGCTATGAACCGGAATAAGAAAAGTGTCTCTGTTAATCTCAAGTCTGGTCGAGAATTGATATATGAATTGGCAAAGAAATGTGATGTTCTTGCAGAAAATTATGTACCTGGAAAATTAGATGAGTTAGGATTAGGCTATGATGATATTAAGAAGATTGCACCACATCTCATTTATTGTTCTCTTACGGGCTATGGCAATGAGGGACCATATGCAAAACGTCCAGGATATGATGCTATAGCATCATCAATTGGTGGCCAATTACATATAACTGGACACAAAGATGGAGAACCATGCAAAGTAGGTGTTGCCATGGTTGATATATCAACGGGATTGTATGCCCACGGTGCGATATTAGCTGCATTACTACAGCGCACGAAGACAGGTCGCGGCCAAAAGATAGATTGCAACTTGCTATCAACTCAGGTGTCGTGTCTGATTAATGTGGCATCGAATTATTTGAATGCTGGACTTGAGGCCCAACGGCGGGGCACTGCTCATGAAAGTATAGTTCCTTATCAAGCGTTTCCAACATCAGATGGTGAATATATCACAATTGGTGCTGGAAGTGATCAACAATTTGCAAGCCTCTGTAAGAAATTGAACTTGGAGTCTTTGTCATCTGACGAaagatttttaaataataaattaagagtGAAAAATAGAGAAGTTCTGATCAGAATTTTAATGGAACAATTTCAGAAGAAATCCTTGACTCAGTGGTTAAAAATTCTGGATGGTTCTCCATTCCCATTTGGGCCAGTGAATAACATGGAAAAGGTAcgagtaatattatatttttaagtgtttcatatacaaatatgaacttattcatttaaataggttctgctgatatatttttcatgtatgAAATTCTTGTTTTAACAGGTGTTTAATGACCCACACATCCAACACATAAAGTTAGTTAAAGAGATGGAACATCCAACAGCAGGTTCTTTGAAGGTTGTTGGGCCACCTGTGGTTTACAGTGAAGCATGTAATGAAGTTAGACTTCCACCTCCTCTTCTGGGACAACATACAGACGAAGTGCTTGGAGAACTTCTCAattattcaaaagaaaaaatTCAGAGTTTAAGAGCAAGTGGTGTGATTGGTTGAAGTTTTACACCTTTGTTAACAAaggacattaaaattaatttttaatatgacACCAAGAACATTTAAACACACAGCATAAAAAGTAGGACTACAGTGTCTTTCAATAATAACCATAATTTATGCatggattaatgtttatttttgtcaaatttgtcgaatttaaaaaaattaacaaatttgacaaaaatataaattcatgcAGGAATTGTGGGTATTATTGAAAAGTACAATGAGAATTTTCTTTCATGTGTTAAGCCTGCAATGAAAATCTTCCATTCAGAGTCCCACATCGcagtattgcaaaaaaaaaaaaagaattgtgtgtgcgtgcgtgcgtgcgtcaaTTTCCCATGACTATGATCAACGTTTCCCTCACTGTGGTATTATCTCACTGTCAAGACTAGACTCTATGGTGGAATCAAAGCTGAACTATTGTGCATCATATAGCCTATACAACAAATGTAAGACGTGACTGAAACTACAAAGTTGGCTTTCATAATCACTATGTGAACCCTCGATGgtgtttatgttaattaattaactattatTGTGTGACAAATGTGTTCTCTGAGCTTAGGTCTTGACTATTAATAAGTGAACTATATCGAGGCAGGGTAACAGTTTATATACATAGCCCTGTTTACAGTAGAGAACATCATATGCAAAGTGAGTAATTATGTAGAAGATGGGTAAGGAACGCAGTAACA
It encodes:
- the LOC138703511 gene encoding succinate--hydroxymethylglutarate CoA-transferase, with amino-acid sequence MFKFSNSSVRLYCGMVYNLSLQKQKQKFLCKRNGVVTSINTIANKAVEYDRSPLAGVRILDLTRIVAGPFCTMMLGDLGAEVIKIERPEGGDEARKWGPPFLKDSSESCYFLAMNRNKKSVSVNLKSGRELIYELAKKCDVLAENYVPGKLDELGLGYDDIKKIAPHLIYCSLTGYGNEGPYAKRPGYDAIASSIGGQLHITGHKDGEPCKVGVAMVDISTGLYAHGAILAALLQRTKTGRGQKIDCNLLSTQVSCLINVASNYLNAGLEAQRRGTAHESIVPYQAFPTSDGEYITIGAGSDQQFASLCKKLNLESLSSDERFLNNKLRVKNREVLIRILMEQFQKKSLTQWLKILDGSPFPFGPVNNMEKVFNDPHIQHIKLVKEMEHPTAGSLKVVGPPVVYSEACNEVRLPPPLLGQHTDEVLGELLNYSKEKIQSLRASGVIG